The Strigops habroptila isolate Jane chromosome 8, bStrHab1.2.pri, whole genome shotgun sequence genome includes a window with the following:
- the ZNF644 gene encoding zinc finger protein 644 isoform X3, with protein MDDLEINTEVTGAKEEEEILCDDNFISEEEGGILKPQESDTSFQNNTLTLPEELSRDGSEKALSGGQASLFIRTGAPTVSNENFILSRGTAVNGPVSHSTSAKTSIMNKGSVSLTTGQPVGHHTDSCSTLTVVHDLQLPAKSTTQKSNQHQVLFLLPDVAHAKNLTHSIKNLPTSAAIGCDSQKSVGNSVDSTLVGQVEVCEDDKNLLVKDDCVDTLTGISSGTGGFRTGCDPSWDPQKEFIQFLMTNEETIEKSPIHCKVGLEKKRKRKMDVSKITRYTEDCFGDTSCIPSKSKLLNVDFLEQNEELQMVEPQKYSLSKVKPESPDEELEAVDAIQQLIYSPTSNCAEDTSPVHTSTFLTNTLQNKCEQDDSESPSTFSTDEPSFYPCTKCNVNFREKKHLHRHMMYHLDGNSHFRHLNVPRPYACRECGRTFRDRNSLLKHMIIHQERRQKLMEEIRELKELQDEGRSARLQCPQCVFGTNCPKTFVQHAKTHEKDKRYYCCEECNFMAVTENELECHRGIAHGAVVKCSIIGSDMSQRKTQKKASLKDPYLGSSKKSSTYMCKMCPFSTSTRSILKKHMEYLHPASCIDPFGSHLRLDKRKGSIIEESLDFGSRTKQLIKQSSTFPKNSVLKQDVKRSFGSTSQSSNFAKLHKRPYRIQKARKSVSQTSKLNSAEKKDSYETEDESSWDNVELCDYTTQSVEDESYSDINQEHVNLFPIFKGKMEDHEAGDKSSLSYEQNDGFYFEYYEDAEGSNFLHDLHDPQNLENVGSALPKHNSVFHWTDLSLEKKSCPYCPATFETGVGLSNHVRGHLHRAGLSYEARHVVSPEQIATSDKMQHFKRTGTGTPVKRVRKAIEKSETSSEHTCQLCGGWFDTKIGLSNHVRGHLKRLGKTKWDAHKSPICVLNEMMQNEEKYEKILKALNSRRIIPRPFVAQKFASNDDFLSQNVIPLEAYHNGLKTEDTSVSASEEEGLSFLNECDETKAVLHNEKKNQSLTLIELLKNKRLGEERNPDISPQKIHNQTARKRFVQKCVLPLNEDSPLMYQPQKMDLTMQSGMPVKLRTCVHCNTTFTSAVSLSNHLRAYARKKSAGLLTGTALDCKQKKSRSRSGSKKKMLPLPHSADEVYILRCRFCGLVFRGPLSVQEDWIKHLQRHIVNANLPRTGAGMVEVTSLLKKPASITETSFSLLMAEAAS; from the exons ATGGATGATTTAGAGATCAATACTGAAGTCACTGGTGctaaagaagaagaagaaatcctCTGTGATGATAATTTCATATCTGAGGAAGAAGGTGGCATTCTTAAACCTCAGGAGAGCGACACGTCATTTCAGAACAACACGTTGACTCTGCCTGAGGAGCTGTCAAGGGACGGATCTGAAAAAGCCTTAAGTGGAGGCCAGGCTTCTCTATTTATACGCACTGGTGCTCCTACTGTTTCTAACGAAAACTTTATCTTGTCTAGAGGAACTGCTGTTAATGGACCAGTTTCACACTCCACCTCAGCTAAGACTTCCATTATGAATAAAGGCAGTGTTTCATTAACCACTGGACAGCCTGTAGGTCATCACACAGATTCCTGCTCAACTTTGACAGTGGTTCATGATCTTCAGCTGCCTGCAAAGAGTACAACACAGAAATCAAATCAGCaccaagttttatttttgttacctGATGTAGCACATGCTAAGAACCTGACTCATTCCATTAAAAATCTACCTACCTCTGCTGCAATTGGTTGTGATTCACAGAAATCAGTAGGAAATAGTGTAGATAGCACTTTAGTAGGCCAAGTAGAAGTTTGTGAGGATGATAAAAATTTACTAGTAAAAGATGATTGTGTCGATACATTAACAGGCATTTCCTCAGGTACAGGTGGTTTCAGAACGGGATGTGATCCCAGCTGGGATCCACAAAAAGAATTTATCCAGTTTCTGATGACAAATGAAGAAACAATAGAGAAGTCTCCCATTCACTGTAAAGTAGGCTTAGAAAAAAAAcggaaaaggaaaatggatgtTAGTAAAATAACACGCTATACTGAGGACTGTTTTGGTGATACCAGTTGTATTCCTAGTAAATCAAAACTGTTAAATGTTGACTTCTTAGAGCAGAATGAGGAGCTACAAATGGTAGAACCACAAAAATACTCACTGAGTAAAGTAAAGCCTGAATCCCCAGATGAAGAGCTGGAAGCTGTTGATGCTATCCAGCAGCTCATTTACAGTCCCACTAGTAACTGTGCAGAAGATACTTCTCCTGTTCACACTAGCACTTTTCTTACCAatactttacaaaataaatgtgaacaGGATGATTCTGAATCGCCATCCACTTTCAGTACTGACGAACCATCCTTTTATCCCTGTACAAAGTGCAATGTGAATTTTAGGGAGAAGAAACATCTGCATAGGCACATGATGTACCATTTAGATGGGAACAGTCATTTCCGTCATCTCAATGTCCCCAGGCCCTATGCGTGTAGGGAATGTGGAAGGACATTTCGAGATCGCAATTCACTTCTTAAACACATGATAATTCACcaggaaagaaggcagaaaCTGATGGAAGAAATCCGTGAGCTGAAAGAACTTCAGGATGAGGGTAGAAGCGCACGGTTACAGTGCCCACAGTGTGTATTTGGTACCAATTGTCCCAAAACGTTTGTGCAGCACGCAAAGACCcatgaaaaagataaaagatacTATTGCTGTGAGGAATGCAATTTCATGGCTGTGACAGAAAATGAACTGGAATGCCATCGAGGGATCGCTCATGGAGCAGTAGTCAAATGTTCTATTATCGGTAGCGACATGTcccagaggaaaacacagaaaaaggcaTCCTTGAAAGATCCATATTTAGGATCCTCAAAAAAGTCATCAACATATATGTGTAAGATGTGTCCTTTTTCTACGTCAActagaagcattttaaaaaaacacatggAATATTTGCACCCAGCATCATGCATTGATCCCTTTGGTAGCCATCTTAGACtagacaaaagaaaaggcagcatcATAGAAGAATCTTTAGATTTCGGTAGCAGGACAAAACAGTTGATCAAACAATCTTCTACTTTTCCAAAGaactctgttttaaaacagGATGTAAAAAGATCATTTGGCTCTACTTCACAGTCCAGTAACTTCGCAAAACTTCACAAGAGACCCTACAGGATACAGAAGGCTCGGAAAAGCGTTTCACAGACATCT aaacttaactctgctgaaaaaaaagacagctatGAAACGGAGGATGAAAGTTCATGGGATAATGTTGAACTATGTGATTACACTACACAGTCTGTGGAGGATGAATCTTACAGTGATATTAATCAGGAGCATGTAAACCTATTCCCCATATTCAAAGGTAAAATGGAAGATCACGAAGCTGGTGATAAATCTTCACTTAGTTATGAGCAGAATGATGGCTTTTATTTTGAGTATTATGAAGATGCTGAGGGTAGTAACTTCCTGCATGATTTGCATGATCCTCAGAATTTAGAAAACGTAGGATCAGCATTGCCAAAGCATAATTCAGTTTTCCATTGGACTGATTTGTCGCTTGAAAAGAAGTCCTGCCCATACTGTCCAGCAACCTTTGAAACAGGTGTTGGATTGTCCAATCATGTCAGAGGACATCTTCACAGAGCTGGACTAAGTTATGAAGCCCGTCATGTTGTTTCACCAGAACAGATAGCCACAAGTgacaaaatgcagcattttaaaagaactggaACAGGAACTCCTGTTAAACGTGTTAGAAAAG CGATTGAGAAGTCTGAAACTTCCTCTGAGCATACGTGTCAGCTCTGTGGAGGCTGGTTCGATACTAAAATTGGGTTGTCTAATCATGTGCGAGGACACCTGAAGAGGCTTGGCAAAACCAAGTGGGACGCGCACAAGTCTCCGATCTGTGTTCTGAATGAGATGATGCAAAATGAAGAGAAGTATGAAAAGATCCTAAAGGCTTTGAACAGTCGCCGCATTATTCCCAGACCGTTTGTTGCTCAGAAATTTGCATCAAATGATGACTTTTTATCTCAGAATGTTATACCTCTTGAAGCATACCATAATGGCCTAAAGACTGAAGATACATCTGTGTCTGCATCAGAGGAAGAAGGGCTGAGTTTCCTGAATGAATGtgatgaaacaaaagcagtactacataatgaaaaaaaaaatcagtcactTACACTGATAGAACTCCTGAAAAATAAGAGGTTAGGAGAAGAGAGGAATCCTGATATTTCTCCTCAAAAGATTCACAATCAAACTGCAAGAAAGAGGTTTGTTCAGAAATGTGTTCTTCCATTAAATGAAGACAGTCCATTGATGTATCAGCCACAAAAAATGGACTTGACTATGCAGTCAG GTATGCCTGTGAAGCTTAGAACGTGTGTGCATTGCAATACGACGTTTACAAGTGCTGTTAGCCTGTCCAACCACTTACGCGCTTATGCACGAAAGAAGAGTGCTGGACTTTTGACTGGGACAG CTTTAGACTGTAAGCAAAAGAAGTCAAGGTCAAGAtctggaagcaagaaaaaaatgctgccaTTACCTCATAGTGCTGATGAAGTTTACATACTCAGATGCAG GTTTTGTGGTCTGGTCTTTCGAGGACCTTTGTCTGTTCAAGAAGACTGGATAAAGCACTTGCAGCGACACATTGTCAACGCAAATCTTCCACGGACTGGAGCTGGCATGGTTGAAGTCACATCACTACTTAAAAAGCCTGCTTCAATTActgaaacttcattttctttactgatggcagaagcagcatcatag
- the ZNF644 gene encoding zinc finger protein 644 isoform X4 produces the protein MDDLEINTEVTGAKEEEEILCDDNFISEEEGGILKPQESDTSFQNNTLTLPEELSRDGSEKALSGGQASLFIRTGAPTVSNENFILSRGTAVNGPVSHSTSAKTSIMNKGSVSLTTGQPVGHHTDSCSTLTVVHDLQLPAKSTTQKSNQHQVLFLLPDVAHAKNLTHSIKNLPTSAAIGCDSQKSVGNSVDSTLVGQVEVCEDDKNLLVKDDCVDTLTGISSGTGGFRTGCDPSWDPQKEFIQFLMTNEETIEKSPIHCKVGLEKKRKRKMDVSKITRYTEDCFGDTSCIPSKSKLLNVDFLEQNEELQMVEPQKYSLSKVKPESPDEELEAVDAIQQLIYSPTSNCAEDTSPVHTSTFLTNTLQNKCEQDDSESPSTFSTDEPSFYPCTKCNVNFREKKHLHRHMMYHLDGNSHFRHLNVPRPYACRECGRTFRDRNSLLKHMIIHQERRQKLMEEIRELKELQDEGRSARLQCPQCVFGTNCPKTFVQHAKTHEKDKRYYCCEECNFMAVTENELECHRGIAHGAVVKCSIIGSDMSQRKTQKKASLKDPYLGSSKKSSTYMCKMCPFSTSTRSILKKHMEYLHPASCIDPFGSHLRLDKRKGSIIEESLDFGSRTKQLIKQSSTFPKNSVLKQDVKRSFGSTSQSSNFAKLHKRPYRIQKARKSVSQTSKLNSAEKKDSYETEDESSWDNVELCDYTTQSVEDESYSDINQEHVNLFPIFKGKMEDHEAGDKSSLSYEQNDGFYFEYYEDAEGSNFLHDLHDPQNLENVGSALPKHNSVFHWTDLSLEKKSCPYCPATFETGVGLSNHVRGHLHRAGLSYEARHVVSPEQIATSDKMQHFKRTGTGTPVKRVRKAIEKSETSSEHTCQLCGGWFDTKIGLSNHVRGHLKRLGKTKWDAHKSPICVLNEMMQNEEKYEKILKALNSRRIIPRPFVAQKFASNDDFLSQNVIPLEAYHNGLKTEDTSVSASEEEGLSFLNECDETKAVLHNEKKNQSLTLIELLKNKRLGEERNPDISPQKIHNQTARKRFVQKCVLPLNEDSPLMYQPQKMDLTMQSALDCKQKKSRSRSGSKKKMLPLPHSADEVYILRCRFCGLVFRGPLSVQEDWIKHLQRHIVNANLPRTGAGMVEVTSLLKKPASITETSFSLLMAEAAS, from the exons ATGGATGATTTAGAGATCAATACTGAAGTCACTGGTGctaaagaagaagaagaaatcctCTGTGATGATAATTTCATATCTGAGGAAGAAGGTGGCATTCTTAAACCTCAGGAGAGCGACACGTCATTTCAGAACAACACGTTGACTCTGCCTGAGGAGCTGTCAAGGGACGGATCTGAAAAAGCCTTAAGTGGAGGCCAGGCTTCTCTATTTATACGCACTGGTGCTCCTACTGTTTCTAACGAAAACTTTATCTTGTCTAGAGGAACTGCTGTTAATGGACCAGTTTCACACTCCACCTCAGCTAAGACTTCCATTATGAATAAAGGCAGTGTTTCATTAACCACTGGACAGCCTGTAGGTCATCACACAGATTCCTGCTCAACTTTGACAGTGGTTCATGATCTTCAGCTGCCTGCAAAGAGTACAACACAGAAATCAAATCAGCaccaagttttatttttgttacctGATGTAGCACATGCTAAGAACCTGACTCATTCCATTAAAAATCTACCTACCTCTGCTGCAATTGGTTGTGATTCACAGAAATCAGTAGGAAATAGTGTAGATAGCACTTTAGTAGGCCAAGTAGAAGTTTGTGAGGATGATAAAAATTTACTAGTAAAAGATGATTGTGTCGATACATTAACAGGCATTTCCTCAGGTACAGGTGGTTTCAGAACGGGATGTGATCCCAGCTGGGATCCACAAAAAGAATTTATCCAGTTTCTGATGACAAATGAAGAAACAATAGAGAAGTCTCCCATTCACTGTAAAGTAGGCTTAGAAAAAAAAcggaaaaggaaaatggatgtTAGTAAAATAACACGCTATACTGAGGACTGTTTTGGTGATACCAGTTGTATTCCTAGTAAATCAAAACTGTTAAATGTTGACTTCTTAGAGCAGAATGAGGAGCTACAAATGGTAGAACCACAAAAATACTCACTGAGTAAAGTAAAGCCTGAATCCCCAGATGAAGAGCTGGAAGCTGTTGATGCTATCCAGCAGCTCATTTACAGTCCCACTAGTAACTGTGCAGAAGATACTTCTCCTGTTCACACTAGCACTTTTCTTACCAatactttacaaaataaatgtgaacaGGATGATTCTGAATCGCCATCCACTTTCAGTACTGACGAACCATCCTTTTATCCCTGTACAAAGTGCAATGTGAATTTTAGGGAGAAGAAACATCTGCATAGGCACATGATGTACCATTTAGATGGGAACAGTCATTTCCGTCATCTCAATGTCCCCAGGCCCTATGCGTGTAGGGAATGTGGAAGGACATTTCGAGATCGCAATTCACTTCTTAAACACATGATAATTCACcaggaaagaaggcagaaaCTGATGGAAGAAATCCGTGAGCTGAAAGAACTTCAGGATGAGGGTAGAAGCGCACGGTTACAGTGCCCACAGTGTGTATTTGGTACCAATTGTCCCAAAACGTTTGTGCAGCACGCAAAGACCcatgaaaaagataaaagatacTATTGCTGTGAGGAATGCAATTTCATGGCTGTGACAGAAAATGAACTGGAATGCCATCGAGGGATCGCTCATGGAGCAGTAGTCAAATGTTCTATTATCGGTAGCGACATGTcccagaggaaaacacagaaaaaggcaTCCTTGAAAGATCCATATTTAGGATCCTCAAAAAAGTCATCAACATATATGTGTAAGATGTGTCCTTTTTCTACGTCAActagaagcattttaaaaaaacacatggAATATTTGCACCCAGCATCATGCATTGATCCCTTTGGTAGCCATCTTAGACtagacaaaagaaaaggcagcatcATAGAAGAATCTTTAGATTTCGGTAGCAGGACAAAACAGTTGATCAAACAATCTTCTACTTTTCCAAAGaactctgttttaaaacagGATGTAAAAAGATCATTTGGCTCTACTTCACAGTCCAGTAACTTCGCAAAACTTCACAAGAGACCCTACAGGATACAGAAGGCTCGGAAAAGCGTTTCACAGACATCT aaacttaactctgctgaaaaaaaagacagctatGAAACGGAGGATGAAAGTTCATGGGATAATGTTGAACTATGTGATTACACTACACAGTCTGTGGAGGATGAATCTTACAGTGATATTAATCAGGAGCATGTAAACCTATTCCCCATATTCAAAGGTAAAATGGAAGATCACGAAGCTGGTGATAAATCTTCACTTAGTTATGAGCAGAATGATGGCTTTTATTTTGAGTATTATGAAGATGCTGAGGGTAGTAACTTCCTGCATGATTTGCATGATCCTCAGAATTTAGAAAACGTAGGATCAGCATTGCCAAAGCATAATTCAGTTTTCCATTGGACTGATTTGTCGCTTGAAAAGAAGTCCTGCCCATACTGTCCAGCAACCTTTGAAACAGGTGTTGGATTGTCCAATCATGTCAGAGGACATCTTCACAGAGCTGGACTAAGTTATGAAGCCCGTCATGTTGTTTCACCAGAACAGATAGCCACAAGTgacaaaatgcagcattttaaaagaactggaACAGGAACTCCTGTTAAACGTGTTAGAAAAG CGATTGAGAAGTCTGAAACTTCCTCTGAGCATACGTGTCAGCTCTGTGGAGGCTGGTTCGATACTAAAATTGGGTTGTCTAATCATGTGCGAGGACACCTGAAGAGGCTTGGCAAAACCAAGTGGGACGCGCACAAGTCTCCGATCTGTGTTCTGAATGAGATGATGCAAAATGAAGAGAAGTATGAAAAGATCCTAAAGGCTTTGAACAGTCGCCGCATTATTCCCAGACCGTTTGTTGCTCAGAAATTTGCATCAAATGATGACTTTTTATCTCAGAATGTTATACCTCTTGAAGCATACCATAATGGCCTAAAGACTGAAGATACATCTGTGTCTGCATCAGAGGAAGAAGGGCTGAGTTTCCTGAATGAATGtgatgaaacaaaagcagtactacataatgaaaaaaaaaatcagtcactTACACTGATAGAACTCCTGAAAAATAAGAGGTTAGGAGAAGAGAGGAATCCTGATATTTCTCCTCAAAAGATTCACAATCAAACTGCAAGAAAGAGGTTTGTTCAGAAATGTGTTCTTCCATTAAATGAAGACAGTCCATTGATGTATCAGCCACAAAAAATGGACTTGACTATGCAGTCAG CTTTAGACTGTAAGCAAAAGAAGTCAAGGTCAAGAtctggaagcaagaaaaaaatgctgccaTTACCTCATAGTGCTGATGAAGTTTACATACTCAGATGCAG GTTTTGTGGTCTGGTCTTTCGAGGACCTTTGTCTGTTCAAGAAGACTGGATAAAGCACTTGCAGCGACACATTGTCAACGCAAATCTTCCACGGACTGGAGCTGGCATGGTTGAAGTCACATCACTACTTAAAAAGCCTGCTTCAATTActgaaacttcattttctttactgatggcagaagcagcatcatag